ATGTATTTAAATGCCGATTGGAAAATGGAAGATGGAGGAGAGCTGCGCATTTATCATGTTGATGGGGAACAGAATATCGCTCCAAATAACGGTAAAAGTGTGTTCTTTAGAAGTTCAGATCTGGCGCACGAGGTATTGCTTACCAATAAACAAAGGATGAGCATTACAGGATGGCTTAAAATTGGTTAAACGCTAATCTTCAATATTGAGCAACTGTTTAATTATCCCCTTATAATTTTTACCGATAGGGACCTCCCGGCCGTTCTTGAGTACAATGGTGTTGCCCTCTAAATAATCGACATATTTTTTATTGAGGATATAAGACTTATGAATTCGGATGAAATCTGTTGATAACTGAGCTTCAAAACTACCCAATGTTCGTGGGGTAAGTAAAAAATCGTGGTCTTTCCAAACTTTAACATAATTACCCAGGCTTTCCAGGTATTGTATTTCGTCTGTTTTTATCAGAATGTGTTTCTTGTCTGCCTTAATAGAGATTTGTCCATTGTTCCCAGGCACTGTTTTTTCAATTTCAGTGGGTGCAGCAGTTTGCTTTTTAAGGTTGTACAATTCCAGTGCGCGGTTAACCGCTTTTACAAAACGATCGAGCCTGAAGGGTTTTAACAGGTAATCGCAAACCGCCAGATCAAAACTTTCTAAAGCGTATTCTTCGTATGCCGAGGTAATAATTACAAGCGGTTTATGTGGTAAGGTTCTCAAAAAATCCAGGCCATTTAGCTTTGGCATCCTGATATCTAAGAAAATTAAATCTACCTGTTGTTTGCTCAAAAAATCCAGGGCTTCGGTAGCACGGTAGCAGTGGCCGACGACCGAAATAAAAGGAATATCTTTTGCATACTCGGTAATTACGCCGTGTGCAAGCGGTTCATCATCTACGATTAGGCAACGTAAGCTCATGTTAGCTGGAGTTTGAGTTCTGCCTTAAAGATATTAGCAATGGAGGTAATATCCAACGTATAACGGTTGGGATAGAGTAATTCGAGCCTCTTTTTCAAATTATCAATCCCAATTCCCTTACAATTGGTGTTTTCTTCTGGATCGAAGGAGTTCTCACAGCAGAAAACAACTTCAGTATCGTTAGCGGTTAGAGATAGTTTTAAAAAAGCTTCGTCTTCGGCACGTTCAATACCATGTTTAAATGCATTCTCTACAAATACAATTAGCAGGAGGGGAGGAATATCAATCTGATCGTTTTTAACTTGCTTATCAAATTCAAAATGTAAGGTTTTTTGCAAACGGATTTGCTGTAATTGAATATAATCATTGATATAATCGAGTTCTTGTGAAAGTTTAACTGTTTTTTCCTGCCCTTTGTAAATCGTATAACGCATCAGTTCTGATAATTGCAAAATACTTTCGGGCGTTTTCTCAGATTTTTGCAAACTTAATGCATAAAGGTTGTTAAGCGTATTAAAGAAAAAATGAGGATTAAGCTGTTGTTTTAGCAGGTCGAGTTCATTTTGGGATTTTTCTTTCTCTAACGAGAGGATCTTGTTGTTCTGTTTTCCCCATTGTAGCGCCAAAACTATAGGTAAACTGATCAGCATAATGGCAAAGGCCCCAAATGCATTTTCAAGCTCGAAAGGGTTAGTTACGAATATGCTCCGACCAAAAACCGTGTTAATGGGAAGCGAAATTAATATTTGGGCCAATAGGGGGTAAAGAACTGCGATGGTGGCAGAAAGCGTTAAAAGGTAAATGAGTAGTCCTTTCTCTTTGAGTATTTTAGATACCAGTAAACGGCTATTGATCAGGAAAAGCAGGTATCCGCATAAATACATGATCAAAAATTGTGAAAAGAAGCTTAAAAATGTTCCAAAATTAAACACTAGCATTTTAAAGTTGAATTCGAAACCAACCAAACGGAAGCCCTTTCTTTGGTAAATGGGGTTCTCTAAGCTCGAAACAGCCATTATGGAGATGGTTGCTGCAAGTAAAATGATGGTAATGAGTACGGCGTTCTCCAGACCAATTTTTTTGATCCATTTAATATGCTGCACTTTTTTCTGGTAATACTGATTAGCAATCAACATGATTTCGAGGGCGACTGCCGCCAAAGCTGTTGAAATGAAAACAGCATTGTCAAGCTTCGCAATTTGCAGGTAAAATGCAATGCCAGTAAAAAGCGGAAGCAGGATGAAGAAGCAAGTGCACCAGTAAGCAACATATCGATTTCGACTGAGGACGTTTTTTAGTCTGGTTTTAAGAAAAGAAAAAATAAGTACAGGGAGCAAACAAAAAACCAAAGCCAAAATGCAGCTGGCATAGCTAAGCCAGATATTGGTAGTTAAGTTGTAAGTATTAAATATGGCTATCCACAACAAAAGGCCAACATTTATGAAAAAATCCTGGTATTTATAGTTGTAGCTGAATTTTTTTGTACTGAGCATTTTTTTAAATAGGATAATATGAATTAAAAATGAACGTAGCCGAAGGGCAATCTTTTTTTGAATGATCTGATTATAAAAGGCTCCGACTCCGCTCAGCCCGACAATATCAGGATGATCATCTTGGAAGCCATCTCTAAAGTTATTAAAGTTTAAAGTTTGCGAAAAATTTAGATGATGAAAGGTATGTTTTCGATGATGAAAGGAACATCACGGTTATTATTTCCTTTCATCATCATTTCGGCTTCCTTCGTCACTTAAATTTAACAGATCGGTTTAATCGGTCTAATTTGCATCCATCTTAATTATTTAATATGGTACGGCTTAAAATACAGCAACTTACAAAATCTTATCAAAATGGTGTAAAGGCTCTTGATGATGTTACCCTCAATATCGCAAATGGCATGTTTGGTTTATTAGGACCTAATGGAGCAGGCAAATCTTCGCTTATGCGTACACTTGCTACCTTACAGCTACCAGACGCCGGTCAGGTTCATTTTGATGGAAACGATGTGTTACAAAATCCTCAGGAAATGCGCAACAAGTTGGGTTATTTACCACAGGATTTTGGCGTATATCCTAAAGTTTCAGCTATAGATTTACTCAATCATCTTGCGGTTTTAAAAGGATTACAAAATAAGAATGAACGGAAGGAACAGGTGACTTCACTTCTGCAACAGACCAATTTATTTGAAGTGAGAAAAAGATCTGTCAGCACTTTTTCTGGTGGTATGCGGCAGCGTTTCGGTATTGCACAGGCTTTATTGGGTAATCCGCAGTTAATTATTGTAGATGAGCCCACCGCAGGGCTTGATCCACAGGAAAGAAACCGGTTCCATGATCTGTTGAGTGAAATTGGTGCCAATCGGGTGGTTATCTTGTCTACCCATATTGTAGAAGATGTAAATGACCTTTGTACTGAAATGGCAGTGATGGCAAATGGCAAATTGATTTTACAGGGTAAACCCTCAAGACTGATCGAAAAATTAGATGGAAAAATCTGGAGAAAGGCAATCGATAAGGTAGACCTGGCTCAATATTCATCCATTTTTAATGTAATTTCTACCAAAATTATTTCGGGTAAATGTTATGTATTCGTCTTAGCAGATGAATGCCCGGCACACATTTTCGAACCTGTTTACCCAGGTTTAGAAGAGGTTTATTTTTCTTCCTTATTTGGCGCTGCCAATCAAAATCTGGAGGCTAAGCTATGATTATAGATTTACTAAAATTTGAGCTGAAATATCATTTCGGACAAATATCGTTCAAAGTGGCAGCGCTTTTGTTTTTTATTCTAGGGTATTTCTGCGTGGTACAGGGGGATTTGGTTCTGACGACGTACATAAAAATTCGCCATTTGTTATTACCAACATCATTGCCCTGCTTTCGCTTTTCTCTATCTTTTCGGGTACATTATTTAGTGCTAATGTGGTGCTTAGGGATAGTATGTATAAAATGGAAGCAGTTGTTTTTACTACTTCGATCAAAAAACTCCCTTATTTTGTCATAAGGTTTTTAGGCCTTATCATTTCTGTTTTTAGTTTACTCGTGCTGGTGGCCTTGGGTATTTACGTTGGCACTTTCTTTCTCGATGCCGATCGGTTAGGCAGTTTTCATATCATCTATTTTCTACAGCCACTTTTAGTTTTTGCCCTTCCAAATGTACTGTTCTCTGCCGGTATTTTATTTTGTACTGCCGTATTAACCAAAAATGTAAGGATAATTTATGTGGTAGGTGTGTTGATTTACATTTTGTACATGCTCGCTTCGATATTTGGCAATTCGCCATTGTTGGCCACATCGACAATGAAAGCAGGTAGTCCCGATATTTTACCCCTATTTTTAGATCCTTTTGCACTTGCCTCGTTTTTTGGCGAAACCAGAACATGGACAAGTCTAGAGCGCAATCAACAGTTATTTCCATTCAACGGTACCTTTTTATTCAACAGGTTGCTTTGGCTTGGTTTTACAGCCTTGGTGGTGCTAATTACCTATCGCTTATTCAATTTTCGTTTGCAGCAGCAACAACAGCCAAAAATTAAAGCAGCTAAAGCAGAACAGGTTGAGTTGGTTCCTTATCGTGCTTTCGCAGTTTTTTCAAATGGTTTTCGTTACCATCTGAATACGTTCTTCGCACAGTTTAAACTCGAAATGATATTCTTGTTTAAAAACATCCCCATTATGGTCATGCTATTGTTATGGGTTTTTCTTTTCGGGGTAGAGTTAAAAGACCAGTTGTTCAGTGGTGTTTATGGCATTCATAGTTATCCGGCAACAGGTATTATCATCGAAGAAATACGTTCGATGAAATTCGGTCTGGTCCTGATTATTTTTTACGCGGCAGAAACCATTAGCAGAGAAAAATCAGTAAATATTCATTCCTTGATTTACAGTACACCTGTTCAGAATTCAGTTTTATGGATGGCAAAAACCCTGAGTCTTTTTGCGCTGGTTTTCATTCTCGTCACGCTAAATATTGGGATCGGTATTGTTCTTCAGCTTACACATGGCTATTTCCATATTGAGTTACCTATGTATTTATCCTTGTACTATTATAGCGCATTCCCTTTATTACTTTTTGTAGTACTCATCGTTTTTATCCAGAATTTAAGTACGAACAAGTATCTCGGTATGTTACTGAGCATGATCGTTATTTTTCTGGTTTCGTATGCGGAAAGGTTTGGCTTAGCCCACTATCTTTTCCGATTTGCAACAGTACCTGATTTATTACATTCTTATTTTAACGGTTTTGGGTATTATACCAACGCATTTAACTGGTATATGCTGTATTGGTCGGCTTTTGTAATTGTTATTGCCGTTTTAACCATTGGAATGTGGCAGCGTTTAGTTGAAATTAAGGTTAAAACAAGATTCAGATCGATAGGCTTAACATTGAAGCAACATAAATGGACTACTGTTTTAGCATTATTGATCTGGATTTCTTGTGCTGCATTTATTTATCATCAAACCAATACCATCGGAAAATATAAAAATAAACAGGAGCAATTAAACTGGAGTTTGGCTTACGAACAGAAATATAAAAAGCTGGCAAGCCTGCCCCAACCAGTAATTAAAGCCGTTAAAATGAGTGTAGATTTATATCCTAATGAAGGAAAGTACAGCATTAAAGGTACCTATAACCTAAAAAATGAAACAACTTTGCCCATCACAAAAATATGGATCTATGTTAGTCCCGATATAAATTCTTTTTCTGTGGATGTTGCCGAAAGTAAAAAAAGCGAAAAGGATGAACGGTTTAGCCAGCAGTTTATTACCTTAAAAACACCTTTGCAGCCTAATAAAGAGGTTGTGATGCGTTTTTCTATCGAAGTAATTAAATCGGGATTTACTCCTTTTAATAGTGAAAACTCTATTGTGAAAAATGGAACTTACATTGAAATAGAGAAATTTGTACCTCATTTGGGCTATTGCTATAATTTTGAGTGCGAAGATAAACACGAACGGAAAAAAGCAGGTTTACCCGAAGTTGCAGACAAACCGAATCTTAACAAAATTTATGAGTCGATAAACTTAGAAACAACCATTTCTACAGCCATTGATCAGCGGGTGATCACCGTTGGAGCGTTGCAGACGAGTTGGGTAGCCAATAACCGGCAATATTTTAAGTATAAAACCGATATACCGATTAATTTCATGTTTGCACTGAGCAGTGCACAATACACATTGAAAAAAGAACGCTACAAGGGGATAGATTTAAATATTTATTATCAGCCTGGACAAGAATATAATTTGAAAAGTATGTTTAAGGCTGTTAGAGATGCCTTGGATTACGGTAATACGCATTTTGCGAAATACCCCCTTAAACAATTAACCATCGCCGAAATCCCCCAATATAAAGGTGCTGCAACAGCCTATCCGGGAGTGATTTTTAGTGCAGAGAACATTAATTTTCTAGGGAATTATAGTCAGAAAGGTTCTATCGATCAGAGTTATGCTATTGCCGCACACGAAACTGCGCACCAATGGTGGGCAAATATATTGGCTCCGGCAGATGGTACAGGTTATGCCATGCTCACCGAATCGTTAGCTAAATACACCGAAAATGTGCTGATTGAAAAGACTTTTGGCAAAATGTATTTAAGAAAATATTTGGCTTACGATAATAACCTATACTTTTTAAACCGGAATAATAATGAAGAGGAGCTACCCTTGGCCAAAACCTTGGATCAACCTTATGTACATTACCAAAAAGGAGGATTAACGATGTATGCGGTGAAAGAATTGATTGGAGAGCAGAAATTTAATACAATATTGAGTCAGCTTATTATCGATCATGAAAATCCGAAGCCTAAAGCCACAGCGGCCGATTTGGTAAACGCAATTTTAAAGGAAGCTTTGCCTAAACATAAAAAGTTTATCAACGATTGTTTTAACGGGGTAGTTACTTATGATTTGGGCATTAAAGTGATCAATTGTAAAAAACTGAGTAGCGGAAAATTTAAAATTGACCTGGAAATTGATGCAGAAAGGTTAAGTAATGGCGATAAACAATTACCGGATCTTGAAGTGGATCTTGCCTGTTTTGACCAGTTGGAAATGGATTGGGAACCTGATACTAAACCTATATATGCCCAAAAGTTTCAAATAAACCAGCGTAAAACCAAACTTTCCATTATTGTTGGGCATAAACCAAAAACGGTGGCTATTGATCCTTATGGATATGTATTAGATGCTGATAAAAGCGATCATTTAGCTGTGGTGGATTAAAAAAGAATTACTAATACAGGAGATTCTCAATCAAAGGTGTGTCCTGCTGAACTTGTTTCAGCATCTATTTTTGAAAATCGTTATGGATAAGACCCTGAAACAAGTTCAGGGTGACGACCCTCTCCTTAGATTCCAGGTTTCGTTGCACTTAGTTCGAAATGACGGATGACTACATGATGAAATAAAAAAGCGCCGTTTCCTCATTTCAGGATTGGCGCTTCACTTGTTAAACGACTAGGTTTAATACTATTCTTATCAATTTGCCCTAAAACCTTTTGGTGTACATTGCATCTGACGTTTAAAAAATATGTTAAAATTAGCGGGGTATTCAAAACCCAAACAATAAGCAATTTGTGCGATATTCCATTCAGTATGTTTCAGCAAGGCTACCGCTTCGGTTGCTATCCTTCTCGAAATGTGCTCAGAAGTAGTTTTTCCCGTTACTTCCTTTACAGCATGGTTTAAATGATTTACATGCACCAGTAAACGGAAAGCAAAATCGTGGGCTGTTTTTAACTCTAAAATATGCTCGGTAGAACCGATTGGGAACTGTCTTTCCAACAATTCGAGAAACAACGCGGTTAAACGTGCCGATGCATTGTTCTGTTTAAATAAAATATCTTGTGGTTTTACCTTTAATGCTTCATGAACAATCAGTTGCACATAATTCCTTAACAGATCGTATTTATGGATGTAATCGCCATCCATTTCTTTCATCATTTTACAGAAAATATCCCTTAACGTTACTTCCTGTTCTTCATCAATATGAATTACCGGACTATCATTTATGCGCCACAATAACGAATCGCGAAGGGTTTCGTTGCGGTTATGGATAAAATTCTCGGTAAAGAGGCAGAAAAAACCTGCAGGTTTGGGCGAGGTACTTTCCCAGGAATATGGAATATTCGGGTTGGTAAACAGTAGCGCCCGACCTTTAATTTCTATGTCAGCATCCGCATAATGCAAAATGCCATTGCCAATAATCAACGAAATTTTATAAAAATCCCTGCGGCTAAAAGCAGAGGGGATGTTGGTGCAAACCACACTTCTATTAAAAACATTAAAGTGCCCGATATCATTAATCATCCCCAAGCTTGGCGTAGGGATCTCTGGCCGGGTAATTTTCAGCCTATTATAAAAATCCTCTAAAGTTTCCTTTTTTTGAAGCGTAGAAAGCTCTTGATTTTTTGATAACATAATTAATCCTTAGTCATGTAAAGTTATGGTTTAATCACCATTCCTTCATGCATTTCCTCTGTAGGTTCTGCCACTAATTTGTCACCTTCTGCCAGCTCACCAAAAACTTCGACTTTATCTTCAGTTTCCCTGCCTTTTTTTACAGCCACTTTAACCGCTTTGTTATCCGCTACTTTTAATACAAATAATCCTTCGCTGGTATCTAATAATGCCTTTTTAGAGATGATAAAAGTGCTGGCATTGGCCGGAAGCGGGATATCCAGCTCAGCTACCATACCAGGTAATAAAACCTTTGAAGCATTTGGAACATCCATCTCCACACGCTCTGAACGTAAACGGACATCTAAAGCACCGGATAAACGTTTCACTTTAGCTTTAAAGGTCTGATTAGGCAAAGATTTTACAGTGAAACTAATTTCATCGCCCGCTTTTAAATAACCCGTATAAACCTCCGGAATGGAAACGGCCAAACGCAGGTTTTTCTGATCCTGCAAAGTAAACAAAGGCAGATCAGAGCCTTTACCCGTAGGACCAACATAAGCACCTAAATTCACATTTCTGGCCGAGATAATGCCGCTAAAAGGTGCCCTGATGGTTAAATAATCCTGAACTGAACTTACTTCTTTGTAGGCCGCTTTTGCTGCTTCGAGCTGTGCTAAATCCGAGTTCTTTTTTGCCATCGCCTGGTCCAGGTCGTTTGTAGAAATCGTTCCAGGCGTTTTGCTGGTTTCGTACAAACGGTTGTAATTCGCTTTGCTCGCCGTATAAATTGCTTCTTGTGCTTTTATCCGCGATTGTGTTGCGGCCAGTTGTGAACTCATTTCGGGTGCTTCCAACGTCATCAATAACTGCCCTTTGCTTACTTCTGAGCCGATATCAACTTTTAAGGTTTTTACAAAACTGCTTACTTTAGCATATAAATCAACTTGTTGCAAAGCAATTAATTCGCCCGGTAAACTCAGTTTGGTTGATAATTTCTCTTTTTTAAGGTCGAATGTAGCTATCGTTGCTTCTTTTTCTTTCTTGGGTGTTACTTTCGATTCGGAGTGCCCACAGCCATATATAGCCGTTAGTACTAAAAATCCTGTACTCCATAATCCTGTTGAAAATATCTTTGTATTCATTTGTAATGATGATTTATTCGTTTTCTTGTAAACCTTTAATGTAATGGATGCTTTCTTCATCTTCCGGATCAAGCGATATCGAATCGGTAGTCTGTTTGCCCTGAACCCATGCAAATACCAATGGCAATATAATGAGTACGGCAAATGTTGAGGCCAATAAACCACCAATAACCGCTCTGCCCAATGGTGAAACAGCGCCACCGCTTTCACCATGACCAATGGCCATTGGCAACATACCCGCAATCATTGCAATACTCGTCATAATAATTGGACGTAAACGTAATGCAGCAGCTTCGCGTGCCGATTCGAGTGCATTGCCATTGTGCTTTCTTAATTGCTCTGCATTGGTAATGAGTAATACAGCATTGGCAATAGAAACTCCAACTGACATGATAATCCCCATATACGATTGCAGGTTTAAGGTTGATCCGGTGATGGTTAATAATAGTAATGAGCCTAAAATAACCGCTGGTACAGTGGCTAAAATAACCAATGGTACTTTAAAAGACTGGAAATTGGCCGCCAGCATTAAGAAAATTACCACAATGGCCACAAATAAGCCCGATTGTAAGCTGTCTAAAGTATCAGTTAGCACCTTACTTAGGCCTATAGCGGTAACATTTAATCCGCGCGGCAGTTCGCCAACGTTTTTAATGGCTTTTTCTACGTCTTTAGATGCGGTCCCCAAATCGGTATGGTAAAGGTTTGCTGTTACCGATAGGAAGGGCATGGCACCAATGTTATCGTTTTCTCCAGCCGTGGTATCAGGAGTAATTTTTGCAACATCGCTCAATACTGGTCGTGCCGAGTTTTTCAATAAAGGAATTTCTCCAATATCATCTTTACTGGTCATTTGGTTCAGTGGTACCTGAACCTGAACACTGTAAGGCAAAGCTGCCTTTTCATCTAACCAGATATTTTTATCGGTATAACGTGATGATGAAGTTGAAGCAATTAATGACCTTGAAATATCGGCCATATCTACCCCAATCTGCGCTGCACGTGTTCTGTCGATATCGATATTTAATGATGGATATTTAATGGGCTGTGCCAGCTGAACATCTCTCATGTACGGGATTTCCTTCAATTCTGCGAGGATTTTATTGGCATATTTTTCATTCAATTTTTTGCTTTTGCCTGCAATACGTACTTCGATGGGGGTAGGAGAGCCTTGGCTCAATACCTTATCTGTTAGTTCTATCGGCTCGAATGAAAGTTTAACATCAGGCAATACTTTTTTGATTCGTTCCCTGAACTGATCTTTAAAATCGTCCATATCTTCTTCAAAATCTTTTAAGCTTACCTGAAAAACAGCTTCATGCGGACCAGCCATAAACTGGTAGATTGGGTTTACCGAAAACTGAGCAGGGTGCTGACCAACATACACGGAGGAAATGCCCACGTGTTCTTCGCCAACCATTTTTTTCAGCTCAGCCAAAACCACATTTGCTTTTTCTTCGGTCCGTTCTAAGCGTGTCCCATCAGGTGCACGTAAACGCAATTGAAACTGACTCGAATTCACCCGTGGTAAAACATCGCGACCGATATTAGCCAATAGCAACGCTGCCAGGCCGATAATTATGACCAAATAAATCAAAACAACAGACTTTCGATAAGGCAATATCCGATCAAGGAAACGCATAAAACGGTTTCTGAATCTATCGAAAAAACCAATTTTACCATTGCCACTAAAATCTTCGCGTTCAACCAGCACCCTTTTTTGGTTCAGGGTGTCTTTTTCCGATTCGAGTGTAATGCCGGTGGCAGCAAAATCGGCCTCGTCTTGTGTAATGCCTGGGTGATGATTACTGCCTTTTTTAGGATGTGCAATCATCAGCCAGTTGGCCATAATCGGTACGAAAGTTTGCGATAACAAGAATGAAACCACCATCGAAAAGCCAATTGCCAATGCCAGCGGTAGGAATAGTGCTCCAGGTATACCAGTCATGGTAAAGGCTGGTGCAAATACAGCAAGGATACAAAACAGGATTAGCAGTTTAGGAAAAGCGATTTCCTTACAGGCATCCCAAATAGCCAGGGCCTTGGGTTTACCCATATCAAAATGCTGGTGAATGTTTTCTATCGTTACAGTTGATTCATCTACCAGAATACCAATGGCTAGTGCCAATCCGCTCAGTGTCATGATGTTGATTGTTTGCCCAAACAACTTTAGGAACAGCACCCCGGCAATAATAGAGGTGGGAATGGTCAGGATTACAATCAATGCGGCTCGTTTATCACCAAGGAAAAGCAATACCATCAAACCTGTTAATATTGCACCAATGGCACCTTCGCTGATCAGACTTTTTACGGCGTTGATTACATAAACCGATTGGTCGAACTCATAAGAGAGCTTAACATCTTCTGGTAAGGTATTTTGGATGTTAGGCAGGTTTTTCTTTAAGTTTTTAACCACTTCCCAGGTAGAGGCATCTCCAGATTTGGCTATACTTAAATATA
The nucleotide sequence above comes from Pedobacter riviphilus. Encoded proteins:
- a CDS encoding efflux RND transporter permease subunit, which codes for MNLIRFALRKPISIIVLVAGLFFFGIGAINQIKVDILPQMNLPVIYIAHPFGGYTPDQMEAYFGKQYVNILLFANGIKSIETKNTQGLMLMKLTYYEGTNMAQAAAELSALSTRAQAIFPPGSQPPFVIRFDASSLPVGQLVLSSPIRTNNELQDLANTYVRPSFSAIPGLLSPAPFGGSPRTIEINVNPSLLRSHNLTVDQVVEAIRLNNQTAPSGNVRIGDKNYITPTNYTIKKVKDFENIPLFKGSVQNLQLRDVATVKDGADLVAGYALINGKRSVYLSIAKSGDASTWEVVKNLKKNLPNIQNTLPEDVKLSYEFDQSVYVINAVKSLISEGAIGAILTGLMVLLFLGDKRAALIVILTIPTSIIAGVLFLKLFGQTINIMTLSGLALAIGILVDESTVTIENIHQHFDMGKPKALAIWDACKEIAFPKLLILFCILAVFAPAFTMTGIPGALFLPLALAIGFSMVVSFLLSQTFVPIMANWLMIAHPKKGSNHHPGITQDEADFAATGITLESEKDTLNQKRVLVEREDFSGNGKIGFFDRFRNRFMRFLDRILPYRKSVVLIYLVIIIGLAALLLANIGRDVLPRVNSSQFQLRLRAPDGTRLERTEEKANVVLAELKKMVGEEHVGISSVYVGQHPAQFSVNPIYQFMAGPHEAVFQVSLKDFEEDMDDFKDQFRERIKKVLPDVKLSFEPIELTDKVLSQGSPTPIEVRIAGKSKKLNEKYANKILAELKEIPYMRDVQLAQPIKYPSLNIDIDRTRAAQIGVDMADISRSLIASTSSSRYTDKNIWLDEKAALPYSVQVQVPLNQMTSKDDIGEIPLLKNSARPVLSDVAKITPDTTAGENDNIGAMPFLSVTANLYHTDLGTASKDVEKAIKNVGELPRGLNVTAIGLSKVLTDTLDSLQSGLFVAIVVIFLMLAANFQSFKVPLVILATVPAVILGSLLLLTITGSTLNLQSYMGIIMSVGVSIANAVLLITNAEQLRKHNGNALESAREAAALRLRPIIMTSIAMIAGMLPMAIGHGESGGAVSPLGRAVIGGLLASTFAVLIILPLVFAWVQGKQTTDSISLDPEDEESIHYIKGLQENE